The window TTACTGAAATATATAGAAGAGATATTGGTTTGAGATGCCCATTGTTTATTTTTAATATATTTTACATATTCATATCCTGCCCATATAATGAACAATGCCCATACAATATAAATGAGTTGTACTATATAATGGTTCCATAAATAAGGAAATTCAGCATATGAAATAAAATATCCACCTATAACGATTATTCCTGTAAGAATTCCGAATACATATTTCCAGCTCTGTAGATCAGACTTGTTGGGAATTTCCAATGAGCGGATATAATAATATAATGCAGGACCTATCAGAAGACATGCTGACAAACCTATTTGAAGGTAGATTTTCGGAAGATCACGATCAAAATATATAAAAACTGATTTTCCGATCCGAATACTCAGCATAAGTAAAAGCAGCCCTAAAAACAAATGAGACAGATCTTTCTGCTTTTTTACAAACAATAGATAAACCCCTAACAGAAGCCCGTTGAAAGCTCCTAACGCACTAAAGAAGAATAATAATTGTTGTCCGAAGGTCATTTGTTTATAAATTTATTACTTAGCGTAAAAATACTAATTTCTGGTTTCCATTTTTATAGGTTCATTTTTATTAAATTTTTTTTTCAGTACCATCAAGACAGCAGTATTATGGATTAGTATTAAAAACTATTGGGAATAGAGCCGTATCAGAAGGATATATTGTTCTGGATAACCTAAAATAGTATAGAACAGAGTATTCAAACCCTATTGATTTTGAAAGCGGACTAAAATCCGATCCTATTGGTTTTTTATAGCAATTTTATTAATAAATTCTGTTGATTATAAAATATATAAACTAAATGGTTATTACAATTTTATGGTAATGAAAACAAAAAGACGACTTCAAGAGAAGCCGTCTTTTTATAATTAATAGAGTTAAGAATCAATTCTTATTTCTCTTGTTGTTTAATCAAGTTCAGGGCAGAACCAGCTTTGAACCAATCAATCTGTTGATCGTTATAAGTATGGTTGGCCATGATGATATCTTTAGTTCCGTCTTTGTGAACGAACTCTAAAGTCAGTTGTTTTCCTGAAGCAAACTGATCAAGATCTAAGAAATTAACCGTATCATCTTCCTGAATTTTGTCATAATCAGCCTCATTAGCGAAAGTGATTCCTAACATTCCTTGTTTTTTAAGGTTGGTTTCGTGGATTCTCGCGAATGATTTTACCAATACCGCTTTTACACCAAGGTGTCTAGGCTCCATAGCAGCGTGCTCTCTTGAAGAACCTTCCCCATAGTTTTGGTCTCCTACAACAATGGTTGGAACGCCTGCAGCTTTATAAGCTCTCTGTACAGCCGGAACTTCACCATATTCACCCGTTAATTCATTCTTAACGTGGTTGGTTTCCATGTTATAAGCGTTTACAGCTCCAATTAACATGTTGTTGGAAATATTGTCTAAGTGGCCTCTGTATTTCAACCATGGTCCTGCCATAGAAATGTGGTCAGTAGTACATTTTCCAAAAGCTTTGATCAATACTTTCGCTCCTGTAATATTTTTACCGTCCCAAGCCGGGAATTCTTCTAATAACTGAAGTCTGTCTGAAGTAGGGCTTACATTAACAACCACTTTAGATCCATCCTCAGAAGGAGCCTGATAACCGTTGTCATCTACAGCAAATCCTTTTGCAGGAAGTTCATATCCTTTAGGCTCGTCAAGTCTTACCTGTTCACCAGCTTCGTTCGTTAAAGTATCTGTAATCGGGTTGAAGTCTAATCTACCTGAAATAGCCACAGCAGCTACCATTTCCGGAGAAGCTACGAATGCATGGGTATTAGGGTTACCGTCAGCTCTTTTTGCAAAGTTTCTGTTGAAAGAGTGAATGATAGAGTTTTTCTCTCCTTTTTCAGCTCCTTCTCTGTCCCATTGCCCGATACAAGGTCCACAAGCATTGGTAAAGATTCTTGCGTTTTCAAACTTTCTGAATGAATCTAAGAAACCGTCTCTTTCTGCTGTGAATTTTACCTGCTCAGAACCTGGGTTAATTCCTAAAATAGCTTTAGGTTTCACTCCTTTGGATACGGCATCCTCTACAATTGAAGCTGCTCTTGATAAATCTTCATACGAAGAGTTGGTACAAGAACCAATCAGGGCCCATTCTACTTCTAGAGGCCATCCATTTGCTTCAGCTTTAGCTCTGAATTCAGCGACTGGAGTCGCTAAATCCGGAGTGAAAGGTCCGTTTAAGTGCGGAGTCAGTTCAGAAAGATTGATTTCGATTAATTGGTCGAAATATTGTTCAGGGTTGG of the Chryseobacterium capnotolerans genome contains:
- a CDS encoding aconitate hydratase, encoding MTFDIDMIKKVYERYPERIAAARQIVGKPLTLSEKILYTHLWEGNATQAHERGNSYVDFAPDRVAMQDATAQMALLQFMQAGKTKVAVPSTAHADHLIQAKVGADKDLQEGINKNSEVFNFLSSVCDKYGIGFWKPGAGIIHQVVLENYAFPGGMMIGTDSHTVNAGGLGMVAIGVGGADAVDVMAGMAWELKMPKLIGVKLTGKMNGWTSAKDVILKVAGILTVKGGTGCIVEYFGEGAESLSATGKGTICNMGAEIGATTSTFGYDDSMRRYLAATGRQDVVDAADKIAEHLTGDAEVYANPEQYFDQLIEINLSELTPHLNGPFTPDLATPVAEFRAKAEANGWPLEVEWALIGSCTNSSYEDLSRAASIVEDAVSKGVKPKAILGINPGSEQVKFTAERDGFLDSFRKFENARIFTNACGPCIGQWDREGAEKGEKNSIIHSFNRNFAKRADGNPNTHAFVASPEMVAAVAISGRLDFNPITDTLTNEAGEQVRLDEPKGYELPAKGFAVDDNGYQAPSEDGSKVVVNVSPTSDRLQLLEEFPAWDGKNITGAKVLIKAFGKCTTDHISMAGPWLKYRGHLDNISNNMLIGAVNAYNMETNHVKNELTGEYGEVPAVQRAYKAAGVPTIVVGDQNYGEGSSREHAAMEPRHLGVKAVLVKSFARIHETNLKKQGMLGITFANEADYDKIQEDDTVNFLDLDQFASGKQLTLEFVHKDGTKDIIMANHTYNDQQIDWFKAGSALNLIKQQEK